One Littorina saxatilis isolate snail1 linkage group LG14, US_GU_Lsax_2.0, whole genome shotgun sequence genomic region harbors:
- the LOC138946651 gene encoding putative nuclease HARBI1 → MEDPARLRREYQLAVLQHQHELIDLTLYQVRASRRRRTRGERGRRNWVRPWIGRRRQFGMYDQLMVELRNEDHASFTNFLRISPAMFDELLARVGPRITKQYTFYRDPLEPGMKLALTLRHLASGNKYASMKFGWRVPHNTQSLVVRDVCQAIIDEYVDEVLVCPSTPESWRAVADKFFQRWNFPNTCGALDGKHVACRCPPKSGSLYFNYKGFYSIVLMALVDADYKFIWADISGSGSASDAQIYNSCELKECVP, encoded by the coding sequence ATGGAAGATCCAGCAAGGCTGAGACGAGAATACCAACTAGCTGTCCTCCAACATCAGCATGAACTCATCGATTTGACACTGTACCAGGTGCGTGCCAGTAGACGAAGGAGAACAAGAGGTGAACGGGGGAGAAGGAACTGGGTGAGACCATGGATCGGGAGGCGACGGCAGTTTGGCATGTATGACCAGCTAATGGTGGAACTCCGTAACGAGGACCATGCATCCTTCACCAACTTTTTGCGAATATCTCCAGCGATGTTCGACGAGCTGCTGGCCAGAGTGGGTCCAAGGATAACCAAGCAGTACACCTTCTACAGGGATCCGCTTGAGCCTGGCATGAAGTTGGCCCTAACTTTACGCCACCTTGCCTCTGGGAACAAGTATGCCTCGATGAAGTTCGGATGGAGGGTCCCTCACAACACCCAGTCCCTTGTGGTCAGAGATGTCTGTCAAGCCATTATTGACGAATATGTGGATGAGGTGCTGGTCTGCCCAAGTACTCCGGAGAGTTGGCGCGCCGTAGCTGATAAGTTCTTCCAAAGATGGAACTTTCCCAATACATGTGGGGCACTTGATGGGAAGCACGTGGCCTGCCGTTGTCCCCCAAAGAGTGGGAGTCTATACTTCAACTACAAAGGATTCTACTCCATTGTTCTGATGGCGCTTGTAGATGCCGACTACAAATTCATTTGGGCAGATATTAGTGGTAGTGGATCAGCATCAGATGCGCAGATATACAATTCCTGTGAGCTGAAGGAATGCGTACCCTAG